In Corynebacterium aquatimens, one genomic interval encodes:
- a CDS encoding DUF3239 domain-containing protein, with protein MQSNSPQFHFDVDESFAKQHNEMLRDTRKVIISGISLFIICVGAALAMWFVMDPANPWRTIGTIALGSFGVLMLIVAFLVPRSVGTAQELYDRYPLVPAIVAEVNPRDVVLMALVNVNANPDMPPTYGAALRTVTQIPGMDKPALGTKVPAVAVGGRRTSRDADHWQEVTPMPIAWATPDQEVINEAKRAIPQDQWQKLEKARSRYDEVKATTYNLLVL; from the coding sequence ATGCAGTCAAACTCCCCGCAGTTCCACTTTGACGTTGATGAATCCTTTGCTAAGCAGCACAATGAGATGCTGCGTGACACCCGCAAGGTGATCATCTCCGGCATCAGCTTGTTCATCATCTGCGTGGGCGCCGCGTTGGCGATGTGGTTTGTGATGGATCCCGCAAACCCATGGCGAACAATCGGGACAATCGCGCTGGGGTCCTTCGGCGTGCTGATGCTCATCGTGGCATTCCTGGTTCCGCGTTCGGTGGGAACCGCGCAAGAACTCTACGACCGCTACCCGCTTGTCCCCGCCATTGTCGCTGAGGTCAATCCCCGCGACGTGGTTCTCATGGCACTGGTGAACGTCAACGCCAACCCAGATATGCCACCGACCTACGGCGCGGCGTTGAGGACCGTCACGCAGATTCCCGGCATGGACAAACCGGCGTTGGGCACCAAGGTTCCGGCAGTTGCGGTCGGCGGACGTCGCACCTCCCGCGACGCGGACCACTGGCAGGAGGTCACGCCGATGCCGATCGCCTGGGCGACCCCGGACCAAGAGGTCATCAACGAAGCGAAGCGTGCCATCCCCCAGGACCAGTGGCAGAAACTGGAAAAAGCACGATCGCGTTATGACGAAGTGAAGGCGACAACGTATAACCTCCTCGTCCTTTAA
- a CDS encoding ABC transporter ATP-binding protein, translated as MTTLEIRDLRKSYGEVTALDGMSFSVGPGEIYGFVGSNGAGKSTTMRIALGVLAADSGEVLLNGTPLNDDSRRRIGYMPEERGLYGKEKILDQLVFLATLHGVGKAEATKRGTELLEELGLGERLNDKLDDLSLGNQQRVQLAASLIHDPEILILDEPFSGLDPVAVDVMSTMLTDRARNRGVPVVFSSHQLDLVQRLCDRVGIVSRGKMVAEGTVDGLRNQGPVRYRVATRGRGWYPEGTTLIDETPTTVIIEAPDEGYDQAILTSALRAARVHEFTRVVPDLTDLFKEVVK; from the coding sequence GTGACAACGCTGGAAATTAGGGACCTGCGCAAAAGTTATGGGGAGGTGACAGCGCTTGATGGGATGAGTTTCAGCGTCGGCCCCGGCGAAATTTATGGTTTCGTCGGCTCGAACGGCGCGGGCAAGTCCACGACGATGCGCATCGCTCTCGGAGTGCTTGCGGCTGATTCCGGCGAGGTGTTGCTTAATGGCACGCCGCTTAACGACGACTCGCGGCGCCGCATCGGCTACATGCCCGAAGAGCGCGGTTTATACGGCAAGGAAAAAATCCTTGACCAGCTGGTGTTCCTTGCCACGCTGCACGGAGTGGGGAAAGCGGAAGCCACCAAGCGTGGAACGGAACTTTTGGAAGAACTCGGCCTGGGTGAGCGTCTGAACGACAAGCTCGATGACCTTTCTTTGGGAAATCAGCAGCGCGTGCAGCTAGCGGCCAGCCTGATCCACGATCCGGAGATTCTTATCCTGGATGAGCCGTTTTCCGGCCTTGACCCCGTCGCCGTGGATGTGATGAGCACCATGCTTACCGACCGCGCGCGCAACCGCGGCGTGCCGGTGGTGTTCTCCTCCCACCAGCTCGATTTGGTGCAGCGCCTCTGCGATCGCGTGGGTATCGTGTCCCGCGGAAAGATGGTTGCTGAGGGCACGGTCGACGGGCTGCGCAACCAAGGCCCCGTGCGTTACCGCGTGGCCACGCGCGGTCGCGGGTGGTACCCAGAGGGCACCACGCTTATCGACGAAACCCCGACCACCGTTATCATCGAAGCCCCTGATGAGGGCTACGATCAAGCGATTCTGACCAGCGCATTACGCGCGGCACGCGTGCACGAGTTCACTCGCGTTGTCCCCGACTTAACCGACCTGTTCAAGGAGGTTGTGAAGTAA
- a CDS encoding helicase-associated domain-containing protein: protein MTTPQRPAGHGLSAALASLDDDQWRTLISSRPDAFLPPPSSLGMLAARLGHAGSLYKVMKKLTAADLTAYNRLISAEADVRPVDATAIDEEFPLDHMRQLGLVYGPTEALRAVGGLHSGLQPGLSAAWTGGASGELSIPQPHAVDQKLVDESALPQGIDAVRRMRQLLTALLAEPVALNKDDSVGVRALKALSHALGVDAAPLIRVGNAAGLLAPTYVSNRSDDSVLAASRGGLTWLASGLAEQWVALIIGWLSSPWDPTATTNIFAPGSHDPSVSGAAVATARCCGDWDLMTFYSPTDALVIGPEMVEALVAEGKAVGALAPVDGLAGAPSSPLRAFLEAYEPAHATPAEDAPRLAVEVADGLLPPTVDKLIAQADLTILAPGPLDSVTATFIEKIAEMESPGLASVWRVTEDSLRRGFDAGLSAEMIHQWLAAHVMGEVPQGLSFLVDEVARNHGSLRIGAVASYVRSDDPALITQAAELLNGAKSARAKRPKVSSLRVIAPTVAVSDMTVPKLLAALRDVGFQPVAEDAGGATLHSGADPILASAYPAEPSLAPPLVPREVDSILAHVRTLEVEGEVTSASAVETLRMAARSKRAAAVSYVGRGGEPHTTVGVPITVRAGSVVLYPRDGRPLEIPLHRVTNVSLSG from the coding sequence ATGACTACACCTCAACGGCCCGCGGGCCACGGCCTCAGCGCAGCATTGGCTTCGCTTGACGACGATCAGTGGCGCACCCTGATCAGCTCCCGCCCTGACGCGTTCCTTCCGCCGCCGTCATCGCTGGGGATGCTCGCGGCTCGCTTAGGACACGCGGGCTCCTTGTACAAGGTGATGAAGAAACTCACCGCGGCTGATCTGACAGCGTACAACCGCCTCATCAGCGCGGAAGCGGACGTGCGCCCCGTGGATGCCACCGCGATAGATGAGGAGTTTCCGCTTGACCATATGCGCCAGCTGGGGCTGGTCTACGGCCCCACCGAGGCACTGCGCGCGGTCGGTGGCCTGCACAGTGGCCTGCAACCCGGACTATCGGCGGCCTGGACGGGCGGCGCGAGCGGGGAATTGAGCATCCCGCAGCCGCACGCAGTCGACCAGAAGCTGGTTGATGAATCGGCGCTGCCACAGGGTATTGATGCGGTGCGCAGGATGCGCCAGCTCCTCACGGCGCTGCTGGCTGAACCGGTTGCGCTGAACAAGGATGATTCGGTTGGAGTCCGTGCGCTCAAAGCGCTCTCGCACGCCCTTGGGGTTGATGCGGCTCCGCTGATCAGGGTTGGCAATGCGGCAGGCCTTTTGGCGCCGACCTACGTTTCTAACCGCTCGGATGATTCGGTGCTTGCTGCCTCGCGGGGTGGCCTGACCTGGCTGGCTTCCGGTCTGGCTGAGCAATGGGTCGCGCTGATCATCGGCTGGCTCAGTTCCCCGTGGGATCCAACCGCGACCACCAACATCTTCGCTCCCGGAAGCCATGATCCTTCCGTTAGCGGCGCTGCCGTTGCTACTGCTCGGTGCTGCGGCGACTGGGATCTAATGACGTTCTACTCCCCTACGGACGCGCTGGTTATCGGGCCTGAGATGGTCGAAGCGCTGGTTGCTGAGGGGAAAGCGGTCGGAGCGCTCGCGCCTGTCGACGGTCTAGCGGGCGCGCCGTCTTCACCGCTGCGAGCATTCCTGGAAGCGTACGAACCCGCACACGCAACCCCGGCGGAAGACGCGCCCAGGTTGGCGGTTGAGGTGGCGGACGGGCTGTTGCCGCCGACCGTCGATAAGCTTATTGCGCAAGCGGACCTTACTATTTTGGCGCCGGGTCCTCTTGATTCGGTGACTGCGACGTTCATTGAGAAGATCGCGGAGATGGAATCGCCGGGGTTGGCCAGTGTGTGGCGGGTGACGGAGGACTCGTTGCGCCGCGGGTTTGATGCGGGGCTGTCTGCGGAAATGATCCATCAGTGGCTGGCGGCGCACGTCATGGGTGAGGTCCCGCAGGGTCTTTCTTTCCTCGTGGATGAGGTTGCGCGCAACCACGGTTCGCTGCGTATTGGTGCGGTGGCAAGTTACGTTCGCAGTGATGACCCGGCGCTGATCACGCAGGCGGCGGAGTTGCTCAATGGTGCGAAATCCGCGCGCGCGAAGAGGCCGAAGGTTTCGTCGTTACGCGTGATTGCCCCTACCGTCGCGGTGAGCGATATGACCGTGCCGAAGCTGCTCGCCGCGCTGCGTGACGTGGGCTTCCAGCCGGTTGCGGAGGACGCTGGCGGGGCGACGCTTCACTCGGGTGCGGACCCGATTCTGGCATCGGCGTATCCCGCTGAGCCCTCATTGGCGCCCCCGTTGGTGCCGCGGGAGGTCGATTCGATCCTCGCGCACGTGCGCACGCTTGAAGTTGAGGGTGAAGTTACGAGTGCCTCCGCGGTAGAAACGTTGCGCATGGCCGCGCGGTCAAAGCGCGCCGCGGCGGTGTCCTACGTGGGGCGTGGCGGCGAGCCTCACACCACCGTGGGTGTGCCAATTACGGTTCGCGCGGGTTCGGTTGTCCTCTACCCGCGCGACGGGCGCCCGCTGGAGATTCCGCTCCACCGCGTGACCAACGTGTCGCTGAGTGGTTAA
- a CDS encoding resuscitation-promoting factor Rpf1 domain-containing protein: MGRHRKQTTSLSTKTIAGATAALATTAILAPQASAAPDSDWDRLAQCESGGNWAINTGNGYHGGLQFHPQTWRAHGGGQFAPTANLATREQQIVVAERVLASQGWGAWPACSARLGLNSKPTPRTAPGAPAAKPAAPKAAPKPAAPKAAPKPETLQVDAVYEQIVKLLDSRGIAVPAQVQDAYKANRHDYNAFYLANKPLVDAALTGDINRVFAVAAGR; this comes from the coding sequence ATGGGACGCCACCGTAAGCAGACCACTTCCCTGTCCACCAAGACCATTGCCGGTGCTACCGCAGCTCTGGCTACCACTGCGATCCTTGCTCCGCAGGCATCCGCAGCTCCAGACTCTGACTGGGACCGCCTTGCACAGTGCGAGTCTGGCGGTAACTGGGCAATCAACACCGGCAACGGCTACCACGGTGGCCTGCAGTTCCACCCGCAGACCTGGCGCGCACACGGTGGCGGCCAGTTTGCACCGACTGCAAACCTTGCTACCCGCGAGCAGCAGATCGTCGTGGCTGAGCGCGTGCTTGCAAGCCAGGGCTGGGGTGCTTGGCCTGCGTGCTCCGCTCGTCTGGGTCTGAACTCCAAGCCGACGCCGCGCACCGCTCCGGGCGCTCCGGCAGCGAAGCCGGCCGCACCGAAGGCTGCTCCGAAGCCGGCCGCACCGAAGGCCGCACCGAAGCCGGAGACTCTCCAGGTCGACGCTGTGTACGAGCAGATCGTGAAGCTGCTGGATAGCCGCGGTATCGCTGTTCCGGCCCAGGTGCAGGATGCCTACAAGGCAAACCGCCACGACTACAACGCTTTCTACCTGGCTAACAAGCCGTTGGTTGACGCTGCACTGACCGGCGACATCAACCGCGTCTTCGCGGTTGCCGCTGGCCGCTAA
- a CDS encoding DNA repair helicase XPB — MLGDGPLIVQSDKTVLLEVSHPRAEAARAALAPFAELERAPEHVHTYRITPLALWNARAAGFDAEQAVDVLEQFSRFPVPQALLIDVAETMARFGRVKLINHPAHGLILESDDPAIVTEISRNKKIAGMLGAQIDPTTVPVHPSERGRIKQELTKIGWPAEDLAGYVDGEHHPIQLHEDGWRLRDYQDYATQSFWQGGSGVVVLPCGAGKTIVGAASMAKAQTTTLILVTNTVAGRQWRDELLRRTTLTPSEIGEYSGERKEIRPVTIATYQVVTRKTKGEYRALELFDSRDWGLIIYDEVHLLPAPVFRMAADLQSRRQLGLTATLVREDGREDDVFALIGPKRYDAPWKELEAQGFIATAECVEVRTSLHADEKMLYATAETRDRYRVAATSRNKLKVVDKLLQKHAGQQILIIGAFLDQLEELASRTGAPLVDGTTSTKKREAAFDAFRSGEIQTLVVSKVANFSIDLPEAAVGIQVSGTFGSRQEEAQRLGRLLRPKEDGKEALFYTVIARDTLDATYAQHRQRFLAEQGYAYRLVDAADI; from the coding sequence ATGCTTGGCGACGGCCCGCTCATCGTCCAGTCAGACAAAACCGTTCTGCTGGAAGTCAGCCACCCGCGCGCGGAGGCTGCCCGCGCAGCCTTGGCGCCGTTCGCTGAGTTAGAGCGTGCCCCGGAACACGTTCACACCTACCGCATCACGCCGTTGGCCTTGTGGAATGCGCGTGCCGCCGGCTTCGACGCGGAGCAAGCCGTCGACGTGCTAGAGCAGTTCTCACGGTTCCCCGTGCCGCAGGCTTTGCTCATAGACGTCGCTGAAACCATGGCGCGTTTCGGCCGCGTGAAACTTATTAACCACCCGGCTCACGGGCTGATCCTGGAATCCGATGATCCGGCGATTGTGACGGAGATTTCCCGCAACAAAAAGATCGCTGGGATGCTGGGCGCGCAGATTGATCCGACGACAGTGCCGGTGCACCCGTCGGAACGCGGGCGTATCAAACAAGAGCTCACCAAAATCGGCTGGCCCGCGGAAGACCTCGCTGGCTACGTCGACGGTGAGCATCACCCGATCCAGCTCCATGAGGACGGCTGGCGGCTGCGTGACTACCAGGACTATGCCACCCAATCCTTCTGGCAGGGCGGCTCCGGCGTGGTCGTGCTGCCGTGCGGTGCTGGCAAGACGATCGTCGGCGCGGCAAGCATGGCTAAAGCGCAAACGACCACGCTGATCTTGGTCACCAACACCGTTGCGGGCCGGCAGTGGCGCGATGAACTTCTGCGCCGCACCACGTTGACGCCGTCCGAAATCGGTGAATACTCAGGCGAACGCAAAGAAATCCGCCCCGTCACCATCGCTACGTACCAAGTGGTCACACGGAAAACGAAAGGCGAATACAGAGCGCTCGAACTATTTGATTCGCGCGATTGGGGGCTGATCATTTACGACGAGGTGCATCTTCTCCCCGCACCCGTATTCCGCATGGCTGCGGATCTGCAATCACGTCGCCAGCTCGGGCTTACCGCCACGCTCGTGCGCGAAGATGGCCGCGAAGACGATGTGTTCGCGCTCATCGGGCCGAAACGCTACGACGCACCGTGGAAAGAACTCGAGGCCCAAGGGTTTATCGCCACCGCCGAATGCGTTGAGGTACGAACATCGCTTCACGCCGATGAGAAGATGCTCTATGCCACCGCTGAAACCCGCGACCGATACCGGGTGGCTGCGACGAGTCGTAACAAACTGAAAGTCGTCGATAAGCTACTGCAAAAGCACGCTGGCCAGCAGATCTTGATCATCGGCGCATTTTTGGATCAGCTGGAAGAACTCGCGTCCCGCACGGGCGCCCCGCTGGTGGATGGCACAACCTCCACGAAGAAGCGCGAGGCCGCGTTTGACGCGTTCCGCTCGGGTGAGATTCAGACTTTGGTTGTGTCGAAGGTGGCGAATTTCTCCATCGACCTCCCCGAAGCTGCCGTGGGTATTCAGGTCTCTGGCACCTTCGGTTCCCGTCAGGAAGAAGCCCAGCGTTTGGGGCGACTACTGCGCCCCAAAGAGGACGGTAAAGAAGCGCTGTTTTATACGGTGATCGCCCGCGACACTCTCGACGCAACCTATGCGCAGCACCGCCAGCGCTTCCTCGCGGAGCAGGGCTACGCCTACAGGCTTGTCGACGCGGCTGACATCTAA
- a CDS encoding ABC transporter permease, protein MSTTTTRTQYSSWRTIWTTAKREIQVLMRSKGLMATIAILLIIVIALIGFFTWQDRKGDEDKGGTPVAVVNTAGAEGAAGAEASSLSPDLWATAGIEGRETADRAAAEQLVRDGEVDAAVIPDGDRWDVIFNGMPDFDLLSQIQEAADATADANALGALGVSPEDYGNAYKEITVEPVKVAGEDGTAATDPEADFIRLITTLIALSVIIFTVMIFATNTGSRVTEEKSSRVVELILATVRPLDFLAGKILGTMLLGLAGTALILGVGAIGLAASGLLDGIEFAWEILPITLVSWILAMTFFGSLYAAAGAMVQRTEDLQQTQTPILVALLISVYVPLMGWSATDSTWMQVFSWVPPFSIFAAPLTYAAGDFSALNLALSLALAFLATLAAIWFAARIYRTSILNNGKVTKWTEALKS, encoded by the coding sequence ATGTCTACTACGACCACTAGGACACAATATTCTTCGTGGCGCACGATCTGGACCACCGCAAAACGCGAAATCCAGGTGCTGATGCGTTCCAAGGGCCTGATGGCCACCATCGCGATTCTTCTGATCATCGTGATCGCGCTCATCGGCTTCTTCACCTGGCAGGATCGCAAGGGCGATGAGGATAAGGGCGGCACACCCGTTGCTGTGGTGAACACTGCAGGCGCTGAGGGCGCTGCAGGTGCCGAAGCGTCGTCGTTGAGTCCCGATCTTTGGGCCACCGCTGGCATTGAGGGTCGCGAGACGGCTGACCGTGCGGCGGCGGAACAACTCGTCCGCGACGGCGAGGTTGACGCAGCGGTCATCCCCGATGGGGATAGGTGGGACGTGATTTTCAATGGGATGCCTGACTTCGACCTGCTGAGCCAGATCCAGGAAGCCGCCGATGCGACTGCGGATGCGAACGCGCTGGGCGCCCTCGGCGTGAGCCCCGAAGACTACGGGAACGCCTATAAGGAAATTACGGTCGAGCCAGTCAAGGTCGCTGGTGAGGACGGTACCGCGGCCACCGACCCGGAAGCCGACTTCATTCGCTTGATCACTACGCTTATCGCGCTGTCGGTGATCATCTTCACCGTGATGATCTTTGCTACCAACACCGGTAGCCGCGTCACGGAAGAGAAATCTTCCCGCGTGGTTGAGCTCATCCTGGCAACGGTCCGCCCGTTGGACTTCTTGGCCGGCAAGATCCTGGGCACCATGCTGCTTGGCCTGGCTGGTACTGCCCTGATCCTTGGTGTCGGTGCGATTGGCCTTGCCGCCTCCGGGCTGTTGGATGGCATCGAGTTCGCCTGGGAGATCCTTCCGATCACTCTTGTGTCCTGGATTCTTGCCATGACCTTCTTCGGTAGTTTGTACGCCGCGGCGGGTGCGATGGTGCAGCGCACCGAGGACCTCCAGCAGACCCAAACCCCGATCTTGGTGGCCTTGCTCATCAGCGTGTACGTCCCACTGATGGGATGGTCCGCGACGGATTCCACGTGGATGCAGGTCTTTTCTTGGGTCCCTCCGTTTTCTATCTTCGCCGCACCGCTCACCTACGCGGCCGGTGACTTTTCAGCGCTCAACCTCGCGCTGTCGTTGGCTCTCGCCTTCCTTGCCACACTCGCCGCAATCTGGTTTGCTGCGCGCATTTACCGCACGAGCATCCTCAACAACGGCAAGGTGACCAAGTGGACTGAAGCACTTAAAAGTTAG